ACCAATTGCTTCTAATACACTTAAAGGATTCATATTCTTAGATTAATTTTGTTTTATTTCGCATAACGAACTAGACTAACCGACGTAGGCTGACCCTGAGTCCCGACGGGACGTTAGGGACTGGCCACGACACTTGCGCAGGCAAGGGGAGTGCCAGAAGCCTATGTGTCGCAGACCGAACGAGGGCGTAAGTCCCGAAGTGAAGCGGTTAGTCGTTGTTATACGCTGTTGTGCTTATTGTCAATAACAGATTATTTTTTACTTAAGAGCGTGTTGATTGTTTTTCTAGCTTAGAAGCATAATAGATTTATATCAAGTGTTTTGTATATCTTCTTGTTCTATTTCTTCGTCGTCTCCAGCAAGATGAGCCATTATTAAATCTTCTAATGTTATTAATGTATTATCCCACTTTTCAATTGCTGCGTGGAAGTCATGTGCTGCAAATTTAAGAAAATCATTTACATCTTTAAGATAATTTGATTCAGTATTTTCGTCAATAAGATTGATTAGATGTTGGATTTCGAAGCGAAGCATTAATCTTTCAACTTCAGGGTTTGGGTAATGCTTTGTAAAAATATCAAGTGTCGAGTATTTTGTTCGTAGTTTCTGAATTATTTCAGCTATTAGTTCGTTAAACTCAGGAAGATATGTGTCTTCTTCATTATCTAATTTATCACCTAGATCTTCCAATTTAGAAAGTAGTTCGTCTTCATTTGCTCTTGCCAGAGCGTATACTAATGTATGAAAAATTCGAACATTTTCGTCAAAAAATTCTGGAGTTTCATCGTATCCATTAAAATTATCTTCATCATTTTCCATTGTTTTACTCATATCTGTAAATTAAAAATTTTTGAATTAAAATTAGCACAATAGCGTATAACGAACTAGACTAACCGACGTAGGCTGGCCCTGAGTCCCGACGGGACGTTAGGGACTGGAACGACGCTTGCGCAAGCAAGAGGAGTGCCAGAAGCCTATGTGTCGGAGACCGAGCGAGGGCGCCAGTCCCGAAGTGAAGCGGTTAGTCGCTGTTATGCGTAGTTCATTCTTAGCTTATCTATGTTTATTTTTAGCTAGTTTTGATTCGTTTAATTTTACAATATCTAATGCTTGTCTAAAACAAGGGTGTATTTCCCATTCCATTCCAAAGTCAGAATTAGTTCTATTTGATAAAAAATCGGGCATTTCTTCAAAATAATAATGATGATATTGGTCTGTTTCTATGTTAGATCTTGCAACGATGAACCCAATTCTATATAAAAAATGGCCGATTTGTAAAGGTGAGTTTACTTTTTCTCCATCAATAATTGTCGAAAGGTGATTTAGAATTTTATTTTTAATTGTTAATATCAACTCATCCCTAGATAGTCTTCGTTCAACTCCACGAAATGCGTTTATAATTTCTTCTATGTCCTTACTTTGATGCTTATGCTCCGATATTAAGTCAGATATTCTTTTTTTGCCGTATTCTCCCCAGACTGTTGTTAGAATATTTCGATTTATTAGTGTTTTGTTTTCTGATAAAGCTTGTTTTTGCGCGAGTTTGCATAATTGGATCCCCCATCTCGGTCTGCTGTATGATAGAGTATATAAAACTCTGTAAGTATATTGTAGCTTTGCACCCCATTCCATTTGTTTTTCAAATACTTGATTAAGGTAGTAGTTATCTTTGTAGCTCGTATAATACTCTTTTTTTCTTGCAATCTTATTCTTATTAAATTCATACTCAAGTCTCTTATAAAGCAATTGCTTGAAAACTGATTCAGACCACTTTAATTCTTGAACATATTGTTCAACTTTATCCAATGATTCATCAAATCTTCTTATGATTGGCCAGACATCAGATCTCATTGTAATTCGGAAGCTTATATCTTTTACATCTTGCAGTAAATATCTACAAGCTGAGAAGAAAGTGCTTAGTTCTAAAAGTTCTTTTTCTTTATTTTGAAATGTTGCATCTAAGTCATCTATTAAGAAGATAATGTAATTACAATTAAATCTTTTGAGAAGTTCTAATTCATTTTTTATTGGAATCTTTTCAGTTGTAATTTGTTTTTTTTCAATTACAAGTTTTAATCTATCGAGTAATGAGCTAATTATGGATCTTGAGCGAAATCCTTCTAATTCAGCGGTTTCAACTAAAGAAATCGAGTCATCGCTAAGCGCTAAATTTATGTTTTTTGCTATTTCTCTATTTATGATAGTGGCAATTCTTTTCATCCAATCTGCAATATAATCTTGCGGATTTTCAAGAGTTGATTTTAAGTTTAACCTTTCTCTTGAAATATCAGCTCCTCTAATTTTAACGATAAGGGGTTTTATATCTAAATAATGATCTGGAATGGAAAGCCATTGAATTAATGCCGATTTTCCAATCCCTTTTTTTGCTGTAGCAATAACAATTTTTTCATTTAAGTTTGTAAATGTTTTTATGTTTGGAAGTTCTACGAAATATCGTTTAAGTTCTCCAGGTTCGATATCATCACCGGCTTCGTTGCCAAAATTTATTGATCTGAGTTCTTGTGTTGTTAGCATTTTTTTTCCTTTTTATGATTATTTTGAATGAATTACGCATAACGAACTAGACTAACCGACGTGGGCTGGCCCTGAGTCCCGGACGGGACGTTAGGGATTGGCGCGACGCTTGCGTAAGCAAGAGGAGTGCCAAAAGCCTATGTGTCGTAGACCGAACGAGGGCGCCAGTCCCGAAGTGAAGCGGTTAGTCGCTGTTATGCGCAGTAAATGGTCGCTATAATAAGAGTAAGACTATTATATAATTTCTATTCTATTATAATTATCTTATTCTTTTCATTTTCAGATTGATTAGAATTACTTTCTTTGTCGAACCAATTTATATGATTTTTTCTCACTTTGTGAAAGCGCACAATTGGGTTGTCACTTTTAGTAAGATATATTCTAAAATTATTCATAGGAAAGTCTCTTTCTAGTTTTTCTTTCCACATTTCAGAAATATGTTTTCCTATGTTCCAAGCATCTTTGAAATCAGGATGTTCGGTATCCCAGAATGGCTCATCGGGTAAGTCTGCAGAATGGGTAAATAAATCAAGTATGTGTAAGTGATTTATGAAACATTCAGCTTCAATAGGATCTGTTGGAATTTTTGCTACCTTTGAATATTCACTTTTAATAAAAATCATTCCATTTATATCGATAAATTCAGGCCAAAAGTAATCAGATATAATTTTGTGTATCCAACCTACTTGAGCATTATCATTTGGAAGATTTCCTTCAAATCCATTCGAAATTCGTTTTTGAGCCTTTGATAAAATCTCTTTATAATCTTCCTTAAACATTGCAGAGGTTGTTTTCTCAACTTTCGCTGCAACTTGCTGGATTGTGATATATTCTGAAGGATGTTTGAAGTTCAGCCTATTAGTATCAGCAAAGCGAGCAAAAAATTCGAAAAGAATTATTGCTTCATCTTCACTTATTTCTAAAGAATATTTTTTCATTATTTCCTTAAATTTC
The Leptospira mtsangambouensis DNA segment above includes these coding regions:
- a CDS encoding P-loop ATPase, Sll1717 family, which codes for MLTTQELRSINFGNEAGDDIEPGELKRYFVELPNIKTFTNLNEKIVIATAKKGIGKSALIQWLSIPDHYLDIKPLIVKIRGADISRERLNLKSTLENPQDYIADWMKRIATIINREIAKNINLALSDDSISLVETAELEGFRSRSIISSLLDRLKLVIEKKQITTEKIPIKNELELLKRFNCNYIIFLIDDLDATFQNKEKELLELSTFFSACRYLLQDVKDISFRITMRSDVWPIIRRFDESLDKVEQYVQELKWSESVFKQLLYKRLEYEFNKNKIARKKEYYTSYKDNYYLNQVFEKQMEWGAKLQYTYRVLYTLSYSRPRWGIQLCKLAQKQALSENKTLINRNILTTVWGEYGKKRISDLISEHKHQSKDIEEIINAFRGVERRLSRDELILTIKNKILNHLSTIIDGEKVNSPLQIGHFLYRIGFIVARSNIETDQYHHYYFEEMPDFLSNRTNSDFGMEWEIHPCFRQALDIVKLNESKLAKNKHR